Proteins encoded together in one Impatiens glandulifera chromosome 1, dImpGla2.1, whole genome shotgun sequence window:
- the LOC124924917 gene encoding protein MOTHER of FT and TFL1-like, producing MAASSINPLIMCKIIGDVVDPFVPTTAMNVYYATKHVTNGCSIKPSMAFNPPTVSISGLPNELYTLVMTDPGPSEPSMREWVHWIVVNIPGGTNSGQVPYMEPCPAVGIHRYILILFRQSKYVDQTIKKPNIITRANFNTRAFSHHLCLGVLVATVYFNAQKEPIN from the exons ATGGCTGCTAGTTCGATAAATCCTCTGATCATGTGTAAAATAATTGGAGATGTGGTGGATCCATTTGTGCCCACAACAGCCATGAATGTCTACTATGCAACCAAGCATGTTACTAATGGTTGCAGCATCAAGCCTTCTATGGCTTTCAATCCCCCAACTGTCAGCATTTCTGGATTGCCTAATGAGCTGTACACCTTG GTAATGACAGATCCAGGCCCTAGCGAGCCCTCCATGAGAGAATGGGTGCACTG GATTGTGGTCAACATTCCCGGAGGTACCAATTCTGGTCAAG TGCCATACATGGAGCCATGCCCAGCTGTTGGAATTCACCGTTATATTCTAATACTATTTAGACAGTCCAAATATGTTGACCAAACTATTAAGAAGCCAAATATCATAACTAGGGCCAACTTCAACACTAGAGCTTTCTCTCATCACCTATGCTTGGGGGTTCTGGTTGCAACTGTTTACTTCAATGCACAAAAGGAACCCATCAACTAA